Proteins from a genomic interval of Raphanus sativus cultivar WK10039 unplaced genomic scaffold, ASM80110v3 Scaffold0298, whole genome shotgun sequence:
- the LOC130501818 gene encoding uncharacterized protein LOC130501818, translating to MGSEEERSRPGNSFAGLSNLQMRALNDSMSNLLNTGLEAIHLRLDELQGRPAQSQTRTRRDRPRRHSRSDLEIRDESYDDDQSINRPRRAPRQQNQGDVNPFGRNERTDNGLGGLKLKIPSFNGKNDPDAFLEWERKIELVFDCQNFSDIKKVRLAAAEFTGYAINWYDQVVTSRRRAGVAPVVTWDELSMLMRRRFVPDHYHRDLHHKLRRLLQGSKSVEDYHQEMETLMIKADVDEPLDATMARFLTGLNRDIQDRMELEDYDSMEQMLHKAVLIEQQLKRKGLSKPTFASKPTFASKPNYQDKGKSSSTTNNAFKTDVPARFDKGKAVENPSRARDIRCFKCQGLGHYANRCPNQKVMVLLENGEVESEEDKEDLGPVYDTDDEEEALDFPVHGPLLVARKTLDDTFDPIFDEEAVGVIDEFCSTFVESPGPIYDEDVLDEPSQGSLLVTRRTLSVQPKSNEKEQRENLFHSRCLISDKVCSLIIDGGSCTNVASDTLVKKLGLVTRPLSRPFRLEWLNEAGEQYVKEQVTVPLSIGRYEDEVVCNVLPMDACHVLLGRPWQFDKKAVHDGFTNRHSFDHKGKKITLVPLSPSEVHLDQVQLRKNRDQDSKADKPETSTRNSNFFVKESQ from the coding sequence ATGggcagtgaagaagaaagaagcagACCCGGAAATTCTTTTGCTGGATTATCTAACTTGCAAATGCGAGCTCTCAATGATTCTATGTCTAACTTGTTGAATACAGGTTTGGAGGCGATCCATCTTAGGCTGGATGAACTTCAGGGCCGACCAGCTCAGTCCCAAACCAGAACCAGGCGTGACCGCCCAAGGAGACACAGCCGGTCCGACCTTGAGATCCGAGATGAGTCCTATGATGATGATCAGTCCATCAACCGACCAAGGAGAGCTCCTAGACAACAAAACCAAGGTGATGTCAATCCATTTGGTAGAAATGAAAGAACTGATAATGGATTGGGtggtttgaaattgaaaattccAAGTTTTAATGGCAAGAATGATCCGGATGCATTTCTTGAATGGGAAAGAAAGATTGAACTTGTTTTTGATTGTCAAAACTTTTCTGATATTAAAAAGGTTAGACTTGCTGCTGCTGAGTTTACTGGCTATGCTATTAACTGGTATGATCAAGTTGTGACTAGCAGGAGAAGAGCAGGTGTGGCGCCAGTTGTTACATGGGATGAGCTTTCCATGCTGATGCGGAGACGCTTTGTTCCCGAccattaccacagagatctaCACCATAAACTCAGGCGTTTGCTTCAAGGTTCTAAGTCAGTTGAGGACTACCACCAGGAGATGGAGACCTTGATGATCAAGGCTGATGTAGACGAGCCCTTAGACGCCACCATGGCTAGGTTTCTCACCGGGCTCAACCGGGACATACAAGACCGCATGGAGCTGGAAGACTATGACAGCATGGAACAGATGCTACACAAGGCCGTGCTGATTGAACAACAACTCAAGAGAAAAGGTCTCTCCAAACCGACCTTTGCTTCAAaaccaacctttgcttcaaagcCAAACTATCAAGACAAGGGTAAGTCTTCTTCCACAACAAATAATGCTTTTAAGACTGATGTCCCTGCTCGTTTTGACAAAGGAAAAGCAGTTGAGAATCCTAGCCGTGCAAGAGACATCAGgtgcttcaagtgtcaaggCCTTGGCCACTATGCCAACCGATGTCCAAACCAAAAGGTGATGGTGCTCTTGGAGAATGGAGAAGTTGAAtctgaagaagacaaggaggaTCTCGGACCAGTTTATGATactgatgatgaggaagaagcacTTGACTTCCCAGTTCATGGCCCCCTTCTTGTTGCTAGAAAGACTTTGGACGACACATTTGATcccatctttgatgaggaggccGTTGGCGTGATTGATGAGTTTTGCTCGACCTTTGTGGAGAGCCCTGGTCCGATCTATGATGAGGATGTTCTTGATGAGCCAAGCCAAGGTTCCCTACTGGTTACTAGGCGTACCTTGAGTGTCCAACCCAAATCCAATGAAAAAgaacaaagggagaatctctttcactctAGATGTCTCATTTCTGATAAAGTTTGTTCTTTGATTATTGATGGAGGCAGTTGCACTAATGTGGCCAGTGACACTCTTGTAAAGAAACTTGGGCTTGTTACTCGACCTCTTTCTCGTCCTTTCAGGTTAGAGTGGCTTAATGAGGCTGGAGAACAGTATGTGAAGGAGCAAGTTACAGTTCCACTCTCCATTGGCCGATATGAGGATGAGGTTGTGTGTAATGTGCTTCCCATGGATGCTTGCCATGTTCTCTTGGGCcgaccttggcaatttgacaagaaggcagtacatgatggcttcacaaACAGGCACTCGTTTGATcacaaaggaaagaagatcaCTTTGGTGCCTTTGTCACCTTCGGAAGTCCATCTAGACCAGGTCCAACTTAGGAAGAACCGAGACCAAGACTCTAAGGCTGATAAACCTGAGACAAGTACCAGAAACTCCAActtctttgtcaaagaaagtcAG